DNA sequence from the Paraburkholderia azotifigens genome:
GGGCAAATACAAGGATTGGCGGTGTGAGCGGCTTTCTTTTGCCTACTTTTCTTTGCCGCTGCAAAGAAAAGTAGGTGCCGCCCCGCACAGGGGCAACGCTAGCAAACCGACACGAAAACGCGGATGCCAGCAACAAACAACAAACAAAAACAACAACAACAACAACACCCCACCCAACCCTTACCGCGCCGCGCCCACAAGCGGCTGAAGCATCGGCAAAATCTCGGCAGCAGCGCGCTTCACATCGTTCGGAAAATCAATCTCGATCCATGGCGCGCCCGTGACATCCGCCGTATCGAACACATGGCTGCGTTCGAGCAGCAGATCCCGCACAGCCTCTTCATGAGGCATATTGGCACGCCCGCTATCGACATACCCCGCAACGATTTCAGCAAACCGCTTGGCCGTCTCTTCACGCAGACGGAAAAACCCAACCGACTCGCCAATGGTGTCGTACTCGAGCCCGACCGCCAGCTGCTTGCGCAGCTCAACCGGGACACCGTCCTTCAGACACAGCTTGACGGGCTCATCGCCCGCTTCGAAATCGCGATCGATAAGAAGACGGTTCGCGTGCTGACCCGCCACCAGAGCGCTCAAGATGCGCTCGTCATACAGCACGTCGGCATCCATCAACAGCACGTCGCCGCCAGCCGTCATCGCGTCAGCGACAGTGTGAACAGTCAGCACACTGCCCAGATCGAAACGCGGGTTCAGCATGATCTCGACCTTGTGCGGCCAACCGATCCGCTCCAGTTCCGCTTCGACCAGTTCCGGCTGGAAGCCAAGCGCCAGCACGACGTCATCGATACCCGCTGCATCAAGCATCTGCAAATGACGTTCGAGCAGGGTCACGCCGTCGAAACGCAGCAGGCATTTGGGAAACTGTTCTCCGACGGGTTGCTGGAGACGCAGGCCAAGACCTGCAGCAAGAATGATGGCGCGCATTCGCGATCCTTTGTAAAAATATCAATCGACAGCAGGCAGACGCGTTGCGCGCCGCCGTTGCCAGCTACGTTCGCTGAAGTGCAGATAAAGCAGGCCCGGCAAGCCGAGCAGCAGTTCGCGCGCGCGCTTCACCAGCGACAGCGCGAGAGCCGCTTCCGGCGGCAGGCCCACGAGCGGCGCCAGCAACAGATAGCCGCCTTCCTGGACGCCAAGCGAGCCGGGAATCGCGAAAGCCGCGCCGCGAATCGCCTGACCGAGGCTTTCGAGCAGCAGCGCGTCGACCCAGCCGACGGGATGACCGAGAAAGCGCAGCGCGAGCCACACTTCCACCGTTCCGACGATCCAGCCCGCGAGGCTGAACGCGAAGCTCGCCGCGACCTTGCCGCGCTGATCGTACAGTTCGCGCACGGCCACGTCGACGGCATCGGCACGCGTGGTCAGCGCCGACCAGTCGCGCTTGCCGAACACCTTCGACATCACGCGCAGCGCCTTGCCGAACAGCCCGCGACGCTGCGCCATATAAAAGCCGACGATCATCGCCGCGAGCGCGCCCGTTGCAATCAGCGCCGCCGTCTGCAGATCCTGCATCGCGCCGTGTGCGGCCGACGCGCCGAACAGCAGCAAGCCGAGCATCGCGAAGACGATCTGCGCGAGCGCCTGCAACGTGGTGCTGACGGTGATCGCGGCGGCCGCGTCGCGCATACGCAGGCCGCGTTGCGACAGCTGGCGCACCATCATCACAGGGCCGCCGATCTGGCCAGCGGGCAACAGGCTATTCACCGATTCGCCGATCCAGCGCGCGAACACCGCGTCGCGTTCGGTCACTTCCTTCTGCTTGCGGTCGAACATCACCGAGATCGCGCCCGCATCGAGCACGAGCGGCAGCAAGTGGAACGCTGCAACCAGCGCCAGGCCCCAGCCGGCCGCCATCAGCGTCGACACGACCGAGCCGAAGCCCTGCCATGCGAGCAGCGCGACGAACAGCCCGCCGCCGATCGTCAGCAGGATCATGGCGGCACGCGTCACACGCCTTCTCCTTTGGCATTGCGGCGAGCGAACTGGCTGAACACCTGACGGAAGCCGAAATAAGCAATCGCGTCCTTCAGGTTCGAGATGACGCGGCGCCACGGGCGCATGTTCGGGTCGGTGACGTATTCGAACGTCAGCGAGACGCGCATTTCGTTTTCGAGCGCAGGCGTGATGCGATGGCGCAGCTTGTCGCCGTCGAAGAACACCAGACCGCCCGGCGGAATCTGCACCGAACCCGGCAGGTCGGCCTTGTCGGGGTTGCGCGTATGCAGCTCGTAGTCGAGACGGCATGAGGATTCGTCGATCACGCCGAGCAGCAGCGTGTAGCGGCGGCCGTCGTAGTAAGACGTGTCGTAGTGCCAGCCGATATGGTCGCCCGGCTTCGTGTAGTAGTAGAGCGCGTACGCGTGCGGATCGTCGGCGGGCGACAGCAGCAGCTTGTCGCCCGTGAGATGCTCGAGGAAACCGATCAGCTCTTTCGAGCGATACAGCTGCGCGATGAACGGCGCGAGACGGTCGATCGTATGACGGCTCACGCTGCCGCCCTGCTTGTGGCCCGGCAGATAGTTGCGATTCACTTCGGGCAGCAGGCCACGCGCGGCTGCAACCAGCTGTGCCGTCACTTCGGGCGCAAGAAAATCTTCGAGGTACAGAAACGCGCTCTGGTCGTCGAAGTCCTTGCGCAGCCGCGCGTTGTCGAATGTGCGAACGCGGCTCGCGACGGCGCGATCCGGATCGGGTGCGCCATTGAGCGCAGACGCCGCTCCAGAAACGGCAGAAGCCGGCGCGAGGCCGGCAGCGGTATCCATCGAGTTGGGGGTAATCACGTTTTCTTCTGCGGGCACGCTCATCGGCTAACCACGGCTTGACTGGTTTCTTGCGCCGGGCGAGTGCGGCGCAAGACGCGCCGGTAGTCGATCACCACATACGCAGCAAATAACGGCGCGCCGATCGACGCAGCCACGAGAAACGGTGCAATGCCGCCCGTCAACGTGACGAGGGGCAGCAGATACAGAATGTCTTCCGTCTCGAAGCCGCCGACGGACGCCTGCTTCGTACCCGCCTTGCCCGCCATTTCCTCGATGCGCATGCGCAGGAAGAAGATCAGCGCAACCGCAATGCCCGCGATCGTGCCGAGCAGGAACGGCGACACCTGGACGCCAATCAGATTGCCGACCTGCGCGGACGTCATGCCATAGCCCATGCCGCCGAACAGCAGCACCGTGACGAGCGCGTCGCACGCGAGATCGTAAAAATGACCGATGCGGCTCGACTTGCCGCTGACGCGCGCGAGTTCGCCGTCGGTGTGATCGACGAAATTGGACAGCACGATCAGAAACGCGCCGACGTTGGTCCACGCGAAACCGCCGCGAGCCAATGCCAGGCCGCCCGCGAGACCGATCAGCAGGCGCAGGGTGGTCAGGTGATTCGGCGTGACGGGCGTATCCACGAGCGGCATGATGAGCCGCCGGGCAAGCCGGGCGTCCCACATGCGGGGCGGCGGAACGTTCCGGGGAGGATGTGATTGCGAAGTCATAACCCGGAAATATATACGGGATCGCGATTTCTTGCCTTGGTCGCGCACAATTCTGTTGCTTTTCAAAGACCTACTCGTGGTTGACCCGACAGCACGTTTTGCTGAACGCAGGTAGAGTGCGCGTCTGCCACGCCGATCTTACCGGGCCGTAAGGTCGCTATTTTCGCTGGTTTGTCGTCGATCGTCACGGTTTCTTCGTGCTTTTTCCCGCTTTTCTTTGTGCGCGTTTTCACAACGCCCGCGCACACTCCGTCGAAAACATGAAACACCTTTTTGTCCGCTCCGCTTTCGTCGTCATGCTGCTGTCGGCGCTGCCGCTCGCGGCGCGCGCCGCATCGCTCGATGCCGCGCTCGCCTGCAACGAATCGGCGCACAAATTCATCGCCGATCTGGCTGCGCAACAGCTGATCGATCCGAAGCCGATGCGCGTCGAGAGCAATTCGATCAACGCGTTTCGTCCGGTGCGGGGCGCGAATCTCGATGCGTACGGATTCAGCGTGTTCGCCGTCGTCGGTTATGAACAGGACGATCCCATCTTCCGCGTCGGCAGCGGCGAGCCGCTCGCGAAATCGGCCTACGGCGCCGTGGTCTGGGGCAGTGACGAAAAAGTGCAAGCCGCCGTCGGCGCGGCGGGCAGTACCGCCATCGTCCATCACGTCGCGCCGCATGTGACGGCGATCTTCTGCAAGCGCAGCTAGGCTGCCCTTTCGCGCTCGACGCTTGCCCGCAGGTTATCAACACTTTTCGTGGGTAAGCCTGTGAGTATCCTGCGCACGAACGCTGCAAGTCATTGATCCGGCGTGGAATGCGCATCGTGCACGCGTAGGCGCATCGGTTCGTCGAACCTCGCTCGAAACGGCCCGTTCGCCGGCAATCTTGTCCACAATTTTCGTGGAGAACCCTGTGAGCAACCTGCGCACGACCTGTGCAAGTCATTGACGCGATTGCAATTGTCTCTGGTGCATTCGCGCTTGCTCCTCCTCGACAGTGCATTGACGCGTCGAGACATGCGTCGCGGTTGTCCACAGTTTCCGTGGAGAAGTCTGTGAGTATCCTGAGCACGACGCTGGCAAGTATTTGACGCGACTGGGTTTGAACACGCTGCATCCGATACGCGAACGCGGCTGCGTGCCATCGAGCGAGCCGCGACAACCCTGCTTGTCCACAGATTTTGTTGGCAAGGATGTGGACAACCTGAGCACACCGCTTGCAAGTGCCTGCCGCGAAAGGAAGTTCTCGCTGCGTTGCCGATCGATGCACGATCCTTGCGCGCGCTGGATCCATCACGTGAAAGCGCGTCGGCTAAAATCCCCGGACCCTTCATGCGCGGCCGTCGACACGAGGCCATTGCGTCCGACCACCGGAGCCTCTCATGCCCTACGATCAGCAGAACCCGTTTGCCCGCATCCTGCGCGACGAATTGCCGTCCATCCGCATCTATGAAGACGAGCACACCGTCGCGCTGATGGACATCATGCCGCAGGCGGAAGGCCACGTGCTGGTCCTGCCGAGAGAGCCTGCCGCCGAATTGTTCGAACTGTCGGAAGACGCGGCAGCCGCCGCCATCCGTACGACGCGCAAGATCGCGCTTGCCGTCAAAGCCGTGCTGAACCCGCCCGGCATGATGGTCGCGCAGCTGAACGGCGCGGCTTCAGGGCAGACCGTGCCGCACGTGCACTTCCACGTGATCCCGCGCCACGACGGCATTCCGCTCAAGATTCACGCCGCCGAACGCGCCGATCTCGACGAACTGCGCGCACTGGCCGAACGCCTCAAGGCGGAACTGAACAAGTCCGCCTGACGCGTCACGTTGAGACAAGCGGCGTCAGCCGGGCCGCCGGAACTCGTTCTCGACCCACGACGCCGCGCTCACCCTGCTCAGCTTGAAGTTCGGCGCGACCTTCACTTGCGCGACCTGTGCGCCGAACGCATCGAACGCGGTGAGCAATGCGTAGGGATCGTCCTCGTCGGGCACGATGTCGAGCGTGACTTCGACGGTGTCGTCGCCGGATTCCACGCTCATCCGCTTGTGCAGTTGCGCGTGCAGTTGTTGCTCATGCCGGCGCAACACTTCCGACGCCGTCTTCACGAGCGTATTGAACGCGCCGACATCCAGCGGCTTCGGATTCTTCTTGTCGCGGCCCATCGTCCACGGGCCCACCAGCGCGGGTTCGGCCTCGCCGTCCTTGATCATCTCGACAGCCCAGCCGTCGTCGTCTTCGTTCTTGATGACGCGCGCGGTCCAGCCGTTGTCGCGCCACAGGCGGTCTTCGTGCAGGGCTTCGGACGCGTTGCCGGCGTCGGGTTCGGAGAGAAGCGTGTCGGTCATTGCATGTCTTTACGGGTTCGTCGGGCGCCGCGCCTTCAGGGCGCGGCACGAAAAACCGCATTTTACCCGCGCGCGCCGGGCCGAAACCGCGTTCAGTGCCCGCCTATAACGAACGGACAAAGCAGGACCCATTACCGTTCGAATGTGAAAAAGTTCAATCGAATTTGATATCGATTTACGAAACAATTTATTGTCATTCTCCACTCCGAACCTATTGCCTTTTAATAAGGCAAAAAAAAGCGGCCCGAGGGCCGCTAAATAAACAGATGAAAAAGACAACCCTTGGTCAAGGGGTAAGAGGGATTTTATAAGCACTATCCAGCTGCGACGAGCCCATCGGATGGAACAGTACCTTTCCAAAAATCGCATGAATCGAGGCTTGCAAAAGGCCTTGAAAACAGTTTTCAACGGGTTAACCCGGCTGACTTTGAGCTGTCACCGTCGCGCTACTGCAACAATGCGTCAATTGACAACATCCGTCGCGCTCGCCATCAATCTCAAAAAAGCCTTTAAAAGCAAAATACTTAGCGGTGGTAATTCATCTAT
Encoded proteins:
- a CDS encoding NTP transferase domain-containing protein — encoded protein: MRAIILAAGLGLRLQQPVGEQFPKCLLRFDGVTLLERHLQMLDAAGIDDVVLALGFQPELVEAELERIGWPHKVEIMLNPRFDLGSVLTVHTVADAMTAGGDVLLMDADVLYDERILSALVAGQHANRLLIDRDFEAGDEPVKLCLKDGVPVELRKQLAVGLEYDTIGESVGFFRLREETAKRFAEIVAGYVDSGRANMPHEEAVRDLLLERSHVFDTADVTGAPWIEIDFPNDVKRAAAEILPMLQPLVGAAR
- a CDS encoding HIT family protein; this translates as MPYDQQNPFARILRDELPSIRIYEDEHTVALMDIMPQAEGHVLVLPREPAAELFELSEDAAAAAIRTTRKIALAVKAVLNPPGMMVAQLNGAASGQTVPHVHFHVIPRHDGIPLKIHAAERADLDELRALAERLKAELNKSA
- a CDS encoding CDP-alcohol phosphatidyltransferase family protein, with the protein product MTSQSHPPRNVPPPRMWDARLARRLIMPLVDTPVTPNHLTTLRLLIGLAGGLALARGGFAWTNVGAFLIVLSNFVDHTDGELARVSGKSSRIGHFYDLACDALVTVLLFGGMGYGMTSAQVGNLIGVQVSPFLLGTIAGIAVALIFFLRMRIEEMAGKAGTKQASVGGFETEDILYLLPLVTLTGGIAPFLVAASIGAPLFAAYVVIDYRRVLRRTRPAQETSQAVVSR
- a CDS encoding HalD/BesD family halogenase, translated to MSVPAEENVITPNSMDTAAGLAPASAVSGAASALNGAPDPDRAVASRVRTFDNARLRKDFDDQSAFLYLEDFLAPEVTAQLVAAARGLLPEVNRNYLPGHKQGGSVSRHTIDRLAPFIAQLYRSKELIGFLEHLTGDKLLLSPADDPHAYALYYYTKPGDHIGWHYDTSYYDGRRYTLLLGVIDESSCRLDYELHTRNPDKADLPGSVQIPPGGLVFFDGDKLRHRITPALENEMRVSLTFEYVTDPNMRPWRRVISNLKDAIAYFGFRQVFSQFARRNAKGEGV
- a CDS encoding flippase-like domain-containing protein is translated as MTRAAMILLTIGGGLFVALLAWQGFGSVVSTLMAAGWGLALVAAFHLLPLVLDAGAISVMFDRKQKEVTERDAVFARWIGESVNSLLPAGQIGGPVMMVRQLSQRGLRMRDAAAAITVSTTLQALAQIVFAMLGLLLFGASAAHGAMQDLQTAALIATGALAAMIVGFYMAQRRGLFGKALRVMSKVFGKRDWSALTTRADAVDVAVRELYDQRGKVAASFAFSLAGWIVGTVEVWLALRFLGHPVGWVDALLLESLGQAIRGAAFAIPGSLGVQEGGYLLLAPLVGLPPEAALALSLVKRARELLLGLPGLLYLHFSERSWQRRRATRLPAVD